The following proteins come from a genomic window of Aphelocoma coerulescens isolate FSJ_1873_10779 chromosome 18, UR_Acoe_1.0, whole genome shotgun sequence:
- the PRPSAP1 gene encoding phosphoribosyl pyrophosphate synthase-associated protein 1 isoform X3, with the protein MELLIMAYALKTSCARNIIGVIPYFPYSKQSKMRKRGSIVCKLLASMLAKAGLTHIITMDLHQKEIQGFFSFPVDNLRASPFLLQYIQEEIPDYRNAVIVAKSPGAAKRAQSYAERLRLGLAVIHGEAQCTEQDMDDGRHSPPMLKNATVHPGLELPLMMAKEKPPITVVGDVGGRIAIIVDDIIDDVESFVAAAEILKERGAYKIFVMATHGLLSADAPRLIEESSIDEVVVTNTVPHEVQKLQCPKIKTVDISLILSEAIRRIHNGESMAYLFRNITVDD; encoded by the exons ATGGAGCTGCTGATCATGGCCTATGCACTGAAGACTTCCTGTGCCAGGAACATCATTGGGGTCATCCCCTACTTCCCCTACAGCAAACAGAGCAAAATGAGGAAGAGGGGCTCCATAGTCTGCAAGCTGCTGGCTTCAATGCTCGCCAAGGCAG gtTTAACACACATTATCACTATGGACCTTCATCAAAAGGAAATCCAAGGCTTCTTCAGCTTTCCAGTAGACAACCTGAGAGCATCCCCTTTCTTGCTTCAGTATATACAGGAAGAA ATTCCAGATTACAGAAACGCAGTTATTGTAGCCAAATCTCCTGGTGCTGCTAAAAG GGCTCAGTCTTACGCCGAGAGGCTGCgcctggggctggcagtgatCCATGGAGAGGCTCAGTGCACAGAGCAGGACATGGATGACGGGCGTCACTCCCCTCCAATGCTCAAAAATGCAACTGTGCATCCTGGCCTGGAGCTGCCAT TGATGATGGCCAAGGAGAAACCACCAATAACTGTGGTTGGAGACGTTGGAGGAAGAATTGCCATCATTGTG GATGACATCATCGATGACGTGGAAAGCTTTGTAGCTGCTGCAGAGATCCTAAAAGAGCGTGGAGCCTACAAGATTTTTGTGATGGCTACTCATGGGCTCCTGTCAGCAGATGCCCCCCGTCTCATAGAGGAATCCTCCATTGATGAG GTGGTAGTGACCAACACTGTTCCTCACGAGGTGCAGAAGCTGCAGTGCCCCAAGATAAAGACTGTGGATATCAGTTTGATCCTCTCGGAAGCCATCCGGCGAATCCACAACGGCGAGTCCATGGCCTATCTCTTCCGCAACATCACTGTCGACGACTAG